CTAAAACTACTGGTTATCCAGAGGAGGATATAAACTGTCGTTGCTATGTGGAGTATGTGACGGAGATTAAGGATAAAGAAGAAATTTAATAGAAATTAAGACGGTATAAAAGCCGTCTTTTTAGTACGAATTTATCTATTATTTAATTATTTTCTTGACTGATTGAATGATTGAATGTATAATTCAAACCAGGAGGTCAAGATGAAAACAATTACGATAAGGCTTGATGATGAATTGCACAAAAAATTCAAACTATATGCGTTAGAAAATAATAAAAGTATGCAAGAAATCATTGAAGAATATATAAAAAAAATAATTAAAGAAAAAAATAAGTAAAAAAAGAACGATGGTTATAAGTTTAGCCACTCAACCATCGTTGCAGAGAAACGTTGTTTATAAATATAAATACAATGTTTCCTTATCAACATTGTACTATAAATAGCGGTTTCTTTCAATATGGAAGGACTTAAAATGAACAGTTTAGTGCAAGTAAAAAATGACAAGAATTATGGACTCATAACAACCAGTAGAATAGTTGCTGATGGTTTAGGTAAAAGACACAGCAATATTATCAGAGATTTAGATAAGATTTCAGAAAACTCAAATGTGAGTTCTCTGATTATTCCAACAACTTACAAGGTAAAAGGTCAAAAAAGAGAATACAAGGAATATCTACTAACAAAAGACGGTTTCACCTTATATATGTTTAACATTCAAGGATATAATGATTTTAAGATGGCATATATAAATGAGTTTAATCGCATGGAACGACTTCTTAACGGTGAGCAACTAGAACTAGAAGCTTACAAGCTAGAAAAGAAAACTTACAAGGGTAAACCTGTTATGACTGTTAGGGATATATCTTATATTACTGGACAAAATAAAGACTCTTTAAATTGGATTATAAAAAGAGATAGCCTTGGTTTGTTGCTACAAGGTAGATCACTTGAAGATTTTAGAGAAGAAAATGGTTTTGTTTTAGGAGCAACAAGAAGATTAAATATTCTTTTCAATGAAGATGTATATGAGCTTACAAAAAATCAAAACATACCTGGAGAAAAGAGAAATAGAATTAATGAGTATTTCAATAATTCATCTATTCCTAGAGAGGAAAAGAGTATCAAAGTAAAGGATGTTGAAATATTACAGAAAGTAGAAAAGTTAAATACTTTATATTTTCTAATACAAAGATTTGGCATTGATAAAAAAATGAAAGGTGATATAACTGAAATAATTTCAGAAAGATATGTTGAACTAGGATTTTTAGACCATAAATGCAGAGATTTGAGTGTGCATACTCTTGAAGGTTGGAACTTGGGTTGTAAATTTCAAAATTACAAAATGATGATTATAAACAATTAAATAGTATTAAATTAGGGAGCTTTTGGGCTTCCTTTTTTATTGTCTTTGACTGGTTAGACGTTAAAGAAGCTAGGGATTATATGGCTGACGAGCCTTAAACGGGAGGATTAGATGAAAGATTTATTGATTAAGGATATCAACCTACAAAGATTTGCCGATGAGGGGCAGGCGGTAGGTGAAGAACAAGGCCAAGATACAAATCAAGGTCAAGATGAAGGACAGGAAGAGGCAAAGACTTATAGCCAAGAAGAATTGGATAAGGCTGTAAGCGAGGCGACTAAGGGCTATGTAAGTCAGGAAAAGGTTGAGGAAATCATAGCTAAGACCATAGCCAAGGAGAGAAAGAAGGCGGAGGATGCTGAAAGGTTATCCAAGCTTTCTGAAAAAGAAAGAGCTGAGGAACAGGCCAAGCTAGATAAACAAGAGATTGAAGAATTAAGGGCTAAGTTAAAAATGAAAGACCTTGAGGAAGATACGGTCAAGGAACTAAAAGACCAAGACCTTGAGTCTGAATTTCTTGAATTTGTTATAGCGGATGATGCGGAAAAAACTTTTGCAAAGATAAAAAGATTTAAACCGTTATTTGATAGGGCTGTTAATCGAGCTTTAGACGAGAGAGTAAGAGGAAAAAGTCCACAAGGGACTAATAATCTAAGAACTAAGAAAGATGTGCTAGGAGCTGAAAATATCGGTGAATATGCACAAAAACAAAGAATTATTTAAGGAGAATTTAAATTATGGCAAAATTACAAACTAAAGCAACTTTTAATCCAGAAACTATACTATTATCGGATGCAATGACAGGTGAAGTGCCTAAAGAACAAGGCGAGTTAGTTATAAAGCAAGTTGTAGATGATTCGTTAGTTACTAAGCTAGCTAAGTATGAGCCTATGACTGCACTAAGAAAAGAATTTACTTATCTTGCAGAAGGACCTGGTGCTTACTGGGTTAATGAAGGTGAAGTGATTCAAACTTCTAAGGCTAAGTGGCTACCAATCACAATGGAAGCTCATAAATTAGCGGTAATCTTACCAGTATCTAATGAGTTTTTAAAATACACTGTTAGCGACTTTTTCAATCAAATGAAGCCTAAAATTGCGGAAGCTTTCCAAGCTAAATTTGATAAGTCTGTTCTATTTGGTGGAGATGATTCGCCATTTCCTAAAGGTATATCTGTTTTTGAAAGGGCGACTACTGAAGGTAATATCGTTACCCAAACTGATAATCCATATAAGGATATAAATCACTTAATGGCACTAATCGAGGATGCCGATCTAGAACCACAAGCAATAGCAACTACTAGAAGCTATAACAAAGACTTAAGGGGTGCACTTGATGGTAGAAACCTACCTATCTTTAATGATGCAAGACAAGGCGTGACTGCGGATGTTTTAGGTCTTCCTATTGCGTATGGAAAAAGAAAAGCATGGGATAAGGATAAGGCAATTGCTCTAACTGGTGACTTTGATAATCTTTTCTATGGTATTCCACAAGGTATAGAATATAAAATCCTAGAGGAAGCAACTTTAACATCCATAGTTGGAGAAAATAACAAGCCTATAAACCTTGCTGAAAGGGATATGGTTGGTTTAAGAGCGACTATGTATGTTGCTTTCTTGACTGTGAAAGCAGATGCCTTTGCTGCACTTAAACCTAAGGCTAAAGCAGGAGCTGAATCTTAATGTTTTATAAGGCTAAGGGTCCTAGTGGGGACATAATCGAGGTTACCTCAAAGACTTACAGAGTTCTCTATGAGTCTAGGGGGTATGCCCTTGTAGATGAGGAAGAACCAGTTATTAAGGAAAACTTAAAAACTGATGAGGAAAAAGCTTATAAGGATATGTCGGTAAAAGAGCTTAAAAGCCTTTTAGACGAGAGAGAAATTCCTTATAAGGGAAATGATAAGAAAGAGAAATTAATCGAGCTAATCGAAGGATAGGAGGTGTCTATGGATAGTTTGACGCCTGATATGAGATACGAACGAGACCTTGACAACGAACTTGTCGATGAAGCTATAGCAAATGAAAATATCGAGGAAGAATTTGACAGACTTCGACCAATCTATAAAGAGTGGATAGAAGATTACTGCAATGTGACTTTTGAAGACGGGAAAATCCCTGCTATTATCGATATGGCTTTAGATGAGTTGGTGAAGACTGACCCTAAAAGTTTTAATATATCATCTGAAAAGCTTTCTGATATGTCTATAACTTACGGAGGAGGCTCTTCTGGAGGAGGAAACGGAAGCGGTATACCTAGTTATATCCTTGCCTGGTTAGAGCCTTATAGGAGGCCCTTTTTAGTGTCTGACAAGAGGAAGAAGCCTTATGTTAGAGATTGATCTTATAGATAATTCGGGACTTGATGAGGTTATAAAAAATCTAGAAGAGTTGGAAAGATACTATGTTGTAATCGGTATAACTGCTAAAAATGATAGCAAATTAATAATGATTGCAAATGTGCATGAATATGGATGCGATATTCCTGTGACTGACAAGATGAGGGGGTTTTTTGCTCATAACTTTGATGTCCATCTTAAGAAAGATACCAAGGTTATAAAGATACCTGAGAGGTCTTTTATAAGGTCGGGATTTGATAAGTATAATCAAGAGTTTGCGGACTATCAAGCTTTACTTATGGCGGTGATCGATGGTGATATATCGGCAAAAGAATTCTATACAAGTATTGGCCATAAAGGGGCAGCAACAATTCAGAATTTTCTTGTTGATGAAGTGAAGTCTCCTGGAAATTCGGGATTAACAATCAAATTAAAAGATTCATCTAATCCTTTAGTGCATGAGGGCAGGCTTGTAGATGCCATCGATTTTGAAGTAAGGAGTATCTGATGTTTAATTTTAAAAATTTGATAGAAAAGTACTCCAAGGGTCAGGTGGTGGCAATTGTAGAAATAGAAGGTTACTATGATCAAGACCAGGCTGGTAAATATATAGAGGGTGAGAAAAAGGCGGTCGTCTTGAAACCTGGTGCGATTGTGCCTATGTCAAAGGATGATTTGAGGCTTGATAAGGGGGGCTTTTACTCATCGGATAATAGAAAGCTTTATTGCTATGAAAGATTAGAAAAAGGGGTCTATATCTATAACGTGCAAGAAGATAAGACCAAGACCAGGTATAGGATAATGGCGGAGTCTGATTATTCTGATTATGACAAAGGCTTATTTATCTATGTACTAGAAAGGGCGGATAAAGATGATTGGGAAACTTAAAAAAGAAATTGTTAAGGGTCTAAATTCTTATACTGGCCTTGAGGTGGTAGATACTGATAACAATTATAGGAGACCTGAAAGGCCTTTTTATAGTTATAAAATCATGTCCATAAAGACAAACGTTAGTGGGGAGGGGAATTATTCGGAGGATTTCCCAAAGTCGCTTGACGAGCGTTTTAAGCACGATTATAAGGAGATGGTGGAACTCCAGCCCCAAGTGGTGATATCTTTTAACTGCT
This window of the Anaerococcus mediterraneensis genome carries:
- a CDS encoding DUF6364 family protein, encoding MKTITIRLDDELHKKFKLYALENNKSMQEIIEEYIKKIIKEKNK
- a CDS encoding phage major capsid protein, with product MAKLQTKATFNPETILLSDAMTGEVPKEQGELVIKQVVDDSLVTKLAKYEPMTALRKEFTYLAEGPGAYWVNEGEVIQTSKAKWLPITMEAHKLAVILPVSNEFLKYTVSDFFNQMKPKIAEAFQAKFDKSVLFGGDDSPFPKGISVFERATTEGNIVTQTDNPYKDINHLMALIEDADLEPQAIATTRSYNKDLRGALDGRNLPIFNDARQGVTADVLGLPIAYGKRKAWDKDKAIALTGDFDNLFYGIPQGIEYKILEEATLTSIVGENNKPINLAERDMVGLRATMYVAFLTVKADAFAALKPKAKAGAES
- a CDS encoding Rha family transcriptional regulator; this encodes MNSLVQVKNDKNYGLITTSRIVADGLGKRHSNIIRDLDKISENSNVSSLIIPTTYKVKGQKREYKEYLLTKDGFTLYMFNIQGYNDFKMAYINEFNRMERLLNGEQLELEAYKLEKKTYKGKPVMTVRDISYITGQNKDSLNWIIKRDSLGLLLQGRSLEDFREENGFVLGATRRLNILFNEDVYELTKNQNIPGEKRNRINEYFNNSSIPREEKSIKVKDVEILQKVEKLNTLYFLIQRFGIDKKMKGDITEIISERYVELGFLDHKCRDLSVHTLEGWNLGCKFQNYKMMIINN
- a CDS encoding LIC_12616 family protein; this translates as MIGKLKKEIVKGLNSYTGLEVVDTDNNYRRPERPFYSYKIMSIKTNVSGEGNYSEDFPKSLDERFKHDYKEMVELQPQVVISFNCYSDDIAECMDKIYLAWDYFKHGGRGELALENIVVVRVEDITDRTIVFGDRYEYRYGFDVELRFLHEIERIRPTIETYKFKKGNNK
- a CDS encoding DUF4355 domain-containing protein, translating into MKDLLIKDINLQRFADEGQAVGEEQGQDTNQGQDEGQEEAKTYSQEELDKAVSEATKGYVSQEKVEEIIAKTIAKERKKAEDAERLSKLSEKERAEEQAKLDKQEIEELRAKLKMKDLEEDTVKELKDQDLESEFLEFVIADDAEKTFAKIKRFKPLFDRAVNRALDERVRGKSPQGTNNLRTKKDVLGAENIGEYAQKQRII